The DNA window TAGCCCGACGGAGCGCACGCCGGTCGGCAGCAGCCGCGCCAGTTCCGCCGCCATCGGCGGCGCGATGGCGCGCGGGCTGCGCGGGTAGAAGACGAAACCGACATAGCGCGCCCCGCCGGCGACGGCGGCGCGCAGGCTCTCGGGCTCGGTCAGGCCACAGATCTTGGCGGCGACGGTCATGCGGTCCCCCCAAAATTATCATGGATTTCGGCGACGATGCGGCGGGCGGCGGCGGCCGGGTCGGGATCGGCGGTGATCGGGCGGCCGATGACCAGATGGTCGGCCCCGGCGGCCAGCGCCTCCGCCGGGGTCATGATGCGCTTCTGGTCGTTGGTGGCGGCCCAGGCCGGGCGGATGCCGGGCACCATCAGGATGAAATCGGGTCCGCAGGCCGCGCGGACCAGCGCCACCTCGGCCGGGGAGCAGACGACGCCGTCCACCCCGGACGCCTTGGCGAGCCTGGCCAGCCGCACCACCTGGTCTGCCACCGGCACCGACTGCCCGACGGCACCGAGATCGCCCTCGTCCAGGCTGGTCAGAACGGTGACGGCCAGGATCTTCGGACGATCCGCACCGGCAGTCGCCGCCGTCTCCGCCGCCGCGCGCATCATCGCCGGCCCGCCGGAGCTATGGATCGTCATGAAGGCCGGCTTCAGCGGCAGCGCCGCGCGCACGCCGCCCGCCACCGTGTTGGGGATGTCATGCAGCTTCAGGTCGAGGAACAGCGGCGGCCCGTCCTCCCCCACCACGGCGCGGACGCCGGCCGGCCCCTGGGCGATGAAGAACTCCAGCCCCAGCTTGATGCCGCCGACGGCCCCGGCCACCTGCCCGGCGATGCGGCGGGCGGCGTCGATCTCGGTGGTGTCGACGGAGCAATAGATGCGCGAGGCTGGCGCGGTCATGGGCAGGCGGTCTCCAGAAACCCGAATGCGAATGGTGCGGCACCCTAGCAAGGGATGGGGCCATGCGCCAGTTTCAACCCCTCTGCTCCCCCCACTGCTCCGCCGTCCACCGTTCCAGCGCTGCGAACAGGCCGGCGGCGGTGGCGCAGGCGACGGCCAGCGCCGCCGGATCGGCAAGCTCCTCCTCCAGCCGGACCATCAGCGCCTTCCAGGCGCCGGCCATGTCCAGCCCGTCCGACGCCAGGAAGCGCGCGCCGCGCCGGGCATCGAACCCCAGAGCGCGGGTGATCCCCGGCAGCATCGCCCGACCGCCATGGGCCGAGCCGTCCAGGACGTAGCGCGCCGCCAGCCGGGCCGGCGAGTTGTCGAGCGGCGGCAGGCCCCCCAATTCCGGCAGCGCGTCCGGATCGGTGCCGAGAACCCGCAAATCCTGGCGCAGCAGCGCCATCCGCGCCGAACCAGCCTCCCCCAGCGCCCGCTCGACCGGCGCGTTGAAGCCATGGAGCACGGCCAGCGCGCGGGCATACTGGTCGGCCGTGATGTCCGGCCGGACCAGCGGCTGCAGGACTGCCGCCTTGTCCAGCCGGTCGTGGCTTTCCCGCGTCGCGGCGCGCAGCGCCTGCCTTGCCGGTCCCATGCCTCCCGTTCCCCGTTCCGGTCAGGTCGGCGCCAGCACGCCGGGCAGCGGCGTCGGCCCCTGACTGGACTCCTGCTGCCGCGCCCACAGGGCGGCATAGGCGCCGCGGGCGGCCAGCAGGTCGGCATGACGGCCGCGCTCGATCACCCGGCCGGCCTCCAGCACCAGGATCTCGTCGGCGTCGATCACGGTGGACAGCCGGTGGGCGATGACCAGCGTGGTTCGGCCGCGGCTGACCTCGCGCAGGTTGGCCTGAATTTCGCGCTCCGTGTGGGTGTCGAGCGCGCTCGTCGCCTCGTCGAACAGCAGGATCGCCGGGTCCTTCAGGATGGTGCGGGCGATGGCGACGCGCTGCTTCTCGCCGCCGGACAGCTTCAGCCCGCGCTCGCCCACCGTGGTCTGATAGCCGTCGGGAAGCGCCATGATGAAGTCGTGGATGTGGGCCAGCCTTGCCGCCCGCTCCACCTCCGCCGGGCTGGCGCCGGGGCGGCCATAGGCGATGTTGTAGAAGACGGTGTCGTTGAACAGCACGGTGTCCTGCGGGACGATGCCGATGGACGCCCGCAGCGAGGCCTGGGTGACGTCGCGGAGGTCCTGTCCGTCGATCGTCACCCGACCGCCATTGACGTCGTAGAAGCGGAACAGCAGCCGGCTGATGGTGGATTTGCCCGCCCCGGACGGGCCGACGATGGCGACCGTCTTGCCAGCCGGCACGGTGAAGCTGACATCCTTCAGGATCGCCCGGCGCGGGTCGTAGCCGAACTCCACATTCTCGAAGCGCAGCTCCGCCCCGTCGATCTGCAGCGGCTTGGCATGGGGCGAGTCGGCCACCTCGCGGTCGACCGCCAGAAGCGTCACCATCGATTCGATGTCGATCAGCGACTGCTTGATCTCGCGATACACGACGCCGAAGAAGTTCAGGGGCTGGTAGAGCTGCAACAGGTAGGTGTTCACCAGCACGAAGTCGCCCAGCGACATCGTGCCGTCGGCGATGCCCTTGGCGGCCATGCCCATCACCACCGCCAGCCCCAGCGAAATGATCGCCGACTGGCCGACATTCAGCAGCGACAGGCTCTGCTGGCTGCGCACGGCCGCCGCCTCATAGCTCTGCAGGGCGCCGTCATAGCGGCGGGCCTCATGCTCCTCGTTGCCGAAATACTTGACCGTCTCGTAGTTCAGCAGGCTGTCGATGGCCTTGGTGTTGGCCTTGCTGTCGGTGTCGTTCATCAGGCGGCGGAACTTGATCCGCCATTCCGACACGAAGAAGGTGTAGAGAATGTAGCCCATCACCGTGACGAAGGTGGCCAGCGCGAACCAGACGCTGAACAGCTTCCACAGGATGGCGCAGACCAGCGCGATCTCCACCAGCGTCGGCACGATGGAGAACAGGGTGTAGCGCAGCAGCGACTCGATGGCCCGGGTCCCGCGCTCCAGCGAGCGGGTCAGGCCGCCGGTCTGGCGTTCCAGATGGAAGCGCAGCGACAGCGCGTGCAGGTGCCGAAACACCGACAGCGCCACCTTGCGGATGGTCCGCTGCGCCACCGTGGCGAAGACGGCGTCGCGCAGCTCGGCGAAGATCAGCGAAGTGACGCGGGCAAGGCCGTATGCGACGATCAGTCCCAGGGGGATGGCGACGGCCGCTCCCACCCCCGCCCCGCCGGCCGGGGTCAGGGCGTCCACCGCATGCTTGTAGAAGATCGGCACATAGACGTTGGCGACCTTCGCCCCCACCAGCAGGAGCATCGCCAGCACCACCCGCACCCGCGTTTCCACGGACTCTTGCGGCCAGATGTAGGGGGCAAGCGAGCGGATCGCCGCGCGCAGATCGCCGGAAGGACGGGAGAAGGCGCTGGAATCGGGGCTGGCCGGGGGGCTTGGCGGAAGACTGCGGCGCATCGGTCTGTTCAGGTCTCGGGGACTGTTCGGGAAAATGTGCCGGGGATGGCGCCCTTCCGAAGAGCCGTCGCGAATGGTTGGGATCAGGCGACCTAACCTAGGGATCCGTGCAGCGTCGTCAAAGGGGCATGTCACCTCTTTGGCACGTTTTTGGCGCGGCATTGGGCAGCCTGCGGTGCATTTCCTATCGCCATGGCAACGGACTGGAAACCATCTTCCTCTACCCTGCCGGGCGTATCGCGTTCGATCCGCACCGCAGACCAAGGCATTTGACCATGCAGAACGCCAGTTTCGCCGGCCGCTTCAAGGTGGGTACCCGCATCCAGGTGGGTTTCCTTCTGATCCTTGCCCTCCTCGTCCTGGTGGCCGCGCTGGGAGTCCGGTCACTGTCGACGGTGGAGGCGGGCTTCACCCGCTACGCGTCGATTTCGGACAACTCGCTCACGATCTCCGACATCGACGGCTCGGTCGCCAACATGCGCCGGAACGTGGTCAACTATTCCTTCTCCGGCAACAACGCCCTGATCGCACCGATCCAGGCGCAGCAGAAGAAGCTTGCCGAATCGCTGCGCATCGCGCGCGATGCCACGCTGGACCCCGGCCGCCGCGCCAACATCGAGCGGATGATCCAGCAGTTCGACGCTTACAGTGTCGATTTCGGCAAGCTGGTGAAGCTGCGCGAACAGCGCGACCGGCTGGTGTCCGAAGAACTGATGCCGCTGGGCATCAAGGCGCGTGAGGGGCTGAGCCAGGTCACCGCCACCGCCATCGCCGCCGGCGACTTCGAATCCGCCGCCTATGCCGGGCAGGCGCAGGAAACCCTGATTCTCGCCCGCCTCAGCGCACAACGCTACCTGACCGACCCGAATGCGAAGTGGGAAGGGGAGGTGCACACCCGCTTGGACGGCTTCATCAAGACCGCCACCGCGCTGGCCGCCCGCCTGACCGATCCGGCGCAAAAGCGCGCCGCCGAGGATTCGGCGCAGACCGCGAGCCGCTATCTGGACAGTTTCAAGCGCGTGGTCACCGCCCTCGGCGACGCCCAGACGCTGGCCTTCAGCACCATGGCGAAGGAGGCGGAGGAATTCGCCGATCTGGTCGAGAAGACCGTCGCCTTGCAGTCCGATGTGCGCAAGACGGTGCTGACCGGCGCGCAGGCCGACATGGAGAAGACCTCCACCCTGCTGATCGGCATGGCGGTCGGCGCCGTCGCCCTCGGCATCCTGATCGCGCTGGTCACCGCGCGTTCCATCGTCCGCCCGGTGGTCCAGATGACCGGCACGATGACCGAACTGGCCGCCGGCAACCTCGCCGTCGACGTTCCCGCCCTTGAGAACCGCGACGAGATCGGCCGCATGGCCAAGGCGGTCCTGGTGTTCAAGGAGAACGCCATCGAGAAGAAGCGGATGGACGAGGCCGAGCGCGAACGGCTGGAGGCCGAACGCCGCACCGCCGAGGCCCAGCGCGCCCGCGAACAGGCCATCGGCGAGGAGATCGCCGGCCTGATCGACGCCGTGTCGAAGGGCGACCTGGAACGCCGCATCGATCTGGCCGGCAAGGACGGCTTCTACAGGACCATGTCGGAGGGCATCAACCGCCTGACCGACACGGTGGAGGCGGTCATCGCCGACCTGGGCGAGGTGCTGAGCGCGCTGGCCCAGGGCGACCTGAACCGCCGCGTCACCCGCGACTATCAGGGTGCCTTCGAGCGGGTGAAGACCGACGTCAACGCCACCTCCACCCGGCTGGCCGAGATCGTCGGGCAGATCACCCAGGCGGCCGAGACCATCGCCGCCGCCGCCGCCGAGGTGTCGCTCGGCTCCTCCGACCTCGCCGACCGCACCGAGCAGCAGGCTTCTTCGCTGGAGGAGACCGCGGCCAGCATGGAGGAACTGGGGGCGACCGTGCGCTCCAACGCCGACAACGCCCAGCGTGCCAACGTGATGGCGACCCAGGCCCGCAGCTCCGCCGAATCGGGCGGCGGCGTCGCCGGCTCCGCCATCGAGGCGATGCGCCGGATCGAGGAATCGAGCCGCAAGATCACCGACATCATCGGGGTGATCGACGAGATCGCCTTCCAGACCAACCTGCTGGCGCTGAACGCGGCGGTCGAGGCGGCCCGTGCCGGCGATGCCGGACGCGGCTTCGCCGTGGTGGCGCAGGAGGTGCGGCAGCTCGCCCAGCGTTCCGCCCAGGCGTCGAAGGAGATCAAGGGCCTGATCCTGGACAGCGACGCCCAGGTCAAGGACG is part of the Azospirillum lipoferum 4B genome and encodes:
- a CDS encoding methyl-accepting chemotaxis protein, with the protein product MQNASFAGRFKVGTRIQVGFLLILALLVLVAALGVRSLSTVEAGFTRYASISDNSLTISDIDGSVANMRRNVVNYSFSGNNALIAPIQAQQKKLAESLRIARDATLDPGRRANIERMIQQFDAYSVDFGKLVKLREQRDRLVSEELMPLGIKAREGLSQVTATAIAAGDFESAAYAGQAQETLILARLSAQRYLTDPNAKWEGEVHTRLDGFIKTATALAARLTDPAQKRAAEDSAQTASRYLDSFKRVVTALGDAQTLAFSTMAKEAEEFADLVEKTVALQSDVRKTVLTGAQADMEKTSTLLIGMAVGAVALGILIALVTARSIVRPVVQMTGTMTELAAGNLAVDVPALENRDEIGRMAKAVLVFKENAIEKKRMDEAERERLEAERRTAEAQRAREQAIGEEIAGLIDAVSKGDLERRIDLAGKDGFYRTMSEGINRLTDTVEAVIADLGEVLSALAQGDLNRRVTRDYQGAFERVKTDVNATSTRLAEIVGQITQAAETIAAAAAEVSLGSSDLADRTEQQASSLEETAASMEELGATVRSNADNAQRANVMATQARSSAESGGGVAGSAIEAMRRIEESSRKITDIIGVIDEIAFQTNLLALNAAVEAARAGDAGRGFAVVAQEVRQLAQRSAQASKEIKGLILDSDAQVKDGVDLVSKAGEALQGIVSGVQQVATLIAEMASASAEQATALDEINSTVANMDEMTQKNAALVEETTAAAQAMSGQAGDLKALVGFFKFDQAVGSGYAAAPHAMTGAYSAPATRRAPAHTSTQASTQAPARATAAKPAAKPAARGAGTAHGHVAAKPAARTDAPARGTATAVPVLKHSVSDDDDWKEF
- a CDS encoding ABCB family ABC transporter ATP-binding protein/permease — its product is MRRSLPPSPPASPDSSAFSRPSGDLRAAIRSLAPYIWPQESVETRVRVVLAMLLLVGAKVANVYVPIFYKHAVDALTPAGGAGVGAAVAIPLGLIVAYGLARVTSLIFAELRDAVFATVAQRTIRKVALSVFRHLHALSLRFHLERQTGGLTRSLERGTRAIESLLRYTLFSIVPTLVEIALVCAILWKLFSVWFALATFVTVMGYILYTFFVSEWRIKFRRLMNDTDSKANTKAIDSLLNYETVKYFGNEEHEARRYDGALQSYEAAAVRSQQSLSLLNVGQSAIISLGLAVVMGMAAKGIADGTMSLGDFVLVNTYLLQLYQPLNFFGVVYREIKQSLIDIESMVTLLAVDREVADSPHAKPLQIDGAELRFENVEFGYDPRRAILKDVSFTVPAGKTVAIVGPSGAGKSTISRLLFRFYDVNGGRVTIDGQDLRDVTQASLRASIGIVPQDTVLFNDTVFYNIAYGRPGASPAEVERAARLAHIHDFIMALPDGYQTTVGERGLKLSGGEKQRVAIARTILKDPAILLFDEATSALDTHTEREIQANLREVSRGRTTLVIAHRLSTVIDADEILVLEAGRVIERGRHADLLAARGAYAALWARQQESSQGPTPLPGVLAPT
- a CDS encoding biliverdin-producing heme oxygenase, which codes for MGPARQALRAATRESHDRLDKAAVLQPLVRPDITADQYARALAVLHGFNAPVERALGEAGSARMALLRQDLRVLGTDPDALPELGGLPPLDNSPARLAARYVLDGSAHGGRAMLPGITRALGFDARRGARFLASDGLDMAGAWKALMVRLEEELADPAALAVACATAAGLFAALERWTAEQWGEQRG
- the pyrF gene encoding orotidine-5'-phosphate decarboxylase; translated protein: MTAPASRIYCSVDTTEIDAARRIAGQVAGAVGGIKLGLEFFIAQGPAGVRAVVGEDGPPLFLDLKLHDIPNTVAGGVRAALPLKPAFMTIHSSGGPAMMRAAAETAATAGADRPKILAVTVLTSLDEGDLGAVGQSVPVADQVVRLARLAKASGVDGVVCSPAEVALVRAACGPDFILMVPGIRPAWAATNDQKRIMTPAEALAAGADHLVIGRPITADPDPAAAARRIVAEIHDNFGGTA